In Aeromicrobium sp. A1-2, the DNA window TGCCGACGTTGTCGTGCATCAGGATCACGTTGGACCGGTGCGGTCGCAGCCCCCGCAGTGCCGCCGCACGGATCTTGGACTTGCTGAGTCCCGACCAGTCGCGGGTGTCGATGGTCCAGAGCTGCTGGCGGAGCTCGAGTCGCTTGCCGATCGCTCGGACCCCGGCGTCGGTGTCGCCGTACGGCGGACGGAACAGGCCGGGCTTCCGCCCGATCGCCTTCTCAATCGCTGTCTGCGTCGACTCAAGCTGTCGCTCGACACTGCGGTCCGAACGCGTGGTCAGCTCAGGGTGGTTCCAGGAATGGTTCTCGACCGCATGCCCGTCCCGGACCATCTGGCGCAGGATCTCGGGGTACTTCTTGGCGAAGCGGCCCTGCACGAAGAACGTCGCCTGGGCGTCATTCGCCCGTAGGATCTTGAGCAGCCTGGGGGTCTGCTCCTTGCTCGGACCGTCATCGAAGGTCAGGGCCACCGTGCCGGTGCGACAGCGTGTGTCTGGCGGGATCAGGGCCGAGGCGGGCGCAGCGGATCCGAGCACGATTCCCGCCACGATCGCCGGCAGGAGTCGTCGAAGCACGCGGCCATCCTAGGGGCCGAGATGCGGGGATCAGAGCAGGATCGACGCGAACGTCGCGATGTGCTCGAAGCCGACCCGTTCGTACGCCCGACGTGCCGCGAGATTGTGATCATTGACATACAGAGTCACGATCGGCGCGACCGTGGCGCGCACCTCGCGGACGACTGCGGCGAGCGCCGGTGCCGCCAGGCCTCGGCCGCGAAGGTCAGGTCGGACGTAGACGCCCTGGAGCTGGCATGCATAGGGGGTCGCGGCGCCGACCTCGGCCTTGAACAGCACTTCGCCGTCCTCGATGATCGCGAACGACCAACCCTGCGAGATCAGCTGGGCGACCCGGGCCCGATAGCCGCTGCGGTTGCCGGCCTCGGGATCGACCCCGACCTCCTCAGTGAACATCGCGACGCAGGCCGGATAAACCGTGTCGAACTCGTCCAGCACCACGCGCCGCACCCGCGGGTCCGCCCGCAGTGGACTGTCCTGCTCGATCGACATGAACGGCTGGTCCAGGCGCGGCGACCGGGCCGGGCCCCAGTGCGGCTCGAGCCGCTTCCACAGCGGCAGGACGGCCTCGCGTGGACCCACGATCGACGACGGCCTGACGTTGTCCCTGATGGCCCGGTCGGCAAATGCTTCGATCGCGGCGGGCGTCGCCTGGACCGGCACGACGTTGGCGCCGGCGTGGCAGGCCGAGACCAGAGTGCCGTCCTCGAAGTAGCCCCATATCTGTCCCCCGAGCCAGCGGGCCTGCAGCCTGGTGGCGTCAACCCGATTGCGGACGAACAGGTTGACCAGCCGATCGCGATCCAGCAGCACGTACAGCTCGGCGAGGTCGGGCGTCGTCAGCGGACGGACGTGCGTCGTCGTCTTGAGCACTGCGCCTCCCAGAGTGGTACGCCCAGCGTACTTGCGGCGGGGTCCGGCCGCTGGCACGCATTCGACACGATCTTGCTCGATCGTCACAATCTCCCTAATTCACAGGGTTTTCCACTGGTGATCGAACATTTGTTCGAGTATTCTTGACGTATGAACCCGCTGCTCACCATCGACGCGATGCGTACTGCCGCGCGGGCGCTGCAGGCGGGTGATCCGCGCGAGCAGGTGCGGGCGATCCAGGCGGCACAGGACTCCCTGGACGCGGCGAAGGCCGAGTGCCTGGCGGCAGTGGAGTCGTCCAAGGACTACGAGCTCGACGGGTCCTCGACCCTCAACGCGTGGGTGCGCAACGAGCTGCGTCTAGACGCCCCGGACGCCGCGACCCTGGTCTCCGCGTCGGGGACCTTCGCCGCGTTGCCTGCGGTCGCGGCCGCTGCGGCGGCCGGACAGATCCGCACCGACCACGTCGCTTTGTTCAGCTATGGGCTCAAGCACATCGGTCCCGAGATCATGGCCTCCTCCCAGGACTGGCTGCTGGACGTCGCCTGCCTCAACCCACCATCGAAGCTGCGCACCGTGATCCGGGGGCTGCGCGAGGCCTACTTCCCCGACGACCTCGAGGATGCCTGGGTCAAAGGCCAGGACAAACAGGACATCCAGGTCAACCCTGTCGTCGGCGGCTGGCATGTGACGGGGTTCCTCGACGTGACCGCTGGCGCGAAGTTCAAGAAGGTTCTCGACTCCGTGTCCGCGCCACGCAACAAGGATGACGACCGCCCCGGGTCCGAGCGCCGCTGCCAAGGGTTTGAGGACCTCCTGGACTCAGTCCTCAACAACGGACTCCCGTCAGACCAGGGATTTCGTCCCCATGTCTCGGTGTTCGTCGACGCCGACAAGTTCGAAGCTGCCATGAGACAGCCCAGGACCGACGAGACCGCACCTGACGCTGATCCCGAGCCCGCGGCCGACCCGACGTCGAAGCCCGCTGAGCTTGCCGGCTACGGCGCGATCAGCCGCAAGGCCCTTGCCCTGATCGCCTGCGGCGCCGACGTGACCCCGTTCCTGACCCGCAGCGGCGTCGACTTCTCCCAAGACAGTGTCCTCAACGTTGGCCGCACCCGCTACGCCCCCACGCTCAAGCAACGCCGGGCCGTGATCGCCCGTCAGCGTGGCGTCTGTGCCGCGCCCGGTTGTCGCCACACCCACCTCGAGGTCCACCACACGATTTGGTGGTCTCGCGGCGGCACCACCGACGTCGACCTCCTCATCGGCCTGTGCGTCAGATGCCATCATCTGATCCACCGCGAGCTCCTCAACGTCTCCGGCAACTCCCGCGATGGGTTCGCCTTCACCAACCGGCACGCCCAGCCCCTCAGCCGAAGGCGTCGCAGGCCCTACTCCCGCGCCGCCTAAGCCACTCGGCGCGGGAGGATCCCCGCAGCCAGCAGGTAGACCCACGCGGGCTTGCCCCGCCGAGCCGTCCCTTCGCGGCGAAGTGACGCGCCTCCGGGGCGTGCCGTCACCCGCTCAGCGAACTAGGTCGCGCACGAATTCGAGCCGCGGTTGCCATCGCGGCCGCGTCGGATGACGCGATGCGGGCGGTTGGCCGATGAGCACGTGGCGACCCATGACCGGGGTGCGGGGCGTCGCAGCTCCAGGATCGTGTTGACGACAGCCCACTCGGGGTCTCGGCGTACGGGCCCTTTTGGGATACTCGGCCTCATGGTCACCTTGCTGCGACGGACTCCGACCGAGCGCGAGCGCTGGGCCGATGAGGTGCTGGACCGGCTCAGCCCTGTTATGGCTGCGCTGGGCGTCCTCTTCCTGCTCGTCGTCCTCGGCGAGAACGTCGCCCGCGAGGGGACCTCGGTGGCGGATGCGCTCACGGTGCTTGGGTGGGGGCTGTGGCTGGTCTTCGTGGTCGAATTCGCGGCACGATTGGTGGTGGCCCCGGACACACGCCGCTTCCTACGCCGCAACTGGTGGCAGCTGCTCTTCCTGGTCCTGCCGTTCCTACGCGTGTTGAGGGTGGTGCGAGCGGCCAGGTTCCTGCGGACCGGGCGCGTCCTCTCCTCCACCGTCCGGTCCTCCCGATCGGCACACCAGGTGCTGGGAGGCCGGATCGGGTGGTTGGGCGTCGTCTGGGCGATCACCGTGATGGGAAGCAGCCAGCTGCTTTTCCAGTTCTCCAACTACACCCAGTACGCGGACGCCCTGCACGCCGCCGCGATGGCGACCATCACCGGTGAGCCGCTGGGTCGACCCGACGGCTTCTCCCGAACCTTCGAGGTGGTACTCGCCGTGTTCTCGGTAGTCGTGTTCGCCACCCTCGCGGGCAGCCTGGGCGCCTTCTTCCTCGAGCGCCGGGAGATCGAGCACACCGACGCCGCAGCGTCGGAGCAGGAGTCGACGAAAGGCTGAGCCGGAGGACGCAGCACTCATGCGGGATCCGCCTCGCGACTCCAACTACCCAGTCGGCTTCGAGCTTGACTCCCATGATGGCCTCTGGCTCGACGATGGCAGGGGCACCTAGGATCAGCGACGCGCGCGGTGCACCCTTCTGCGCAACTGCTTCACACGGCGGCGAGATGACGCGTGCTCTGCTGACTCCGTGGCAGGGCACCAGGTGAACACAGGCAGGCTTGCCTAGTCGCGCCGTCCTTCTTGCGGTGGTATCCCACGCCCCAGACCCGCCCTCCGCGCGGCATGATCGGGCGGGAGCCCCACTGACGGAATGAACGCGGCCTCCGAGTCGGAATGCGCGAACCAGATCAGCCTTTGGGCAGAAACCGACTACTGGGAGTGTGGGGACATGACGACAAACCTAGAGCGAAACAAGGAGAACGTGAAAGCGTTCTACGACCTGATGTTCAACCAGTGCCGCCCCCGCGAGGCCATCGAGCGGTACGCAGGTGCTGAGTACCGGCAGCACAACTCGCATGTCGCGGACGGCAAAGACGCCTTCGTGACCTACTTCGAGCGTATGGCCGAGGGATACCCGGGCAAGCATGTGGATTTCGTTCGAGCTTTCGCTGAGGGTGACCACGTCATCCTGCATTGCCACCAGACTTGGCCCGGCTCGGAAGACTATGCGGGAATCGACATCTTCCGACTCGACACCGACGGCAAGGTCGTTGAGCACTGGGACGTACTGCAGGTGATTCCTGAGACATCCGCCAACGAGAATGGGATGTTCTAACCGATGAAGCGGGCCAATGAGCGCCCTCGTGCGAGAGGTCCGGATGTGCTTAGAAGGATCTTGTCGCCTGTTACGGCTGCGGCGCCCCGGGACCTGGCCCTGCGAGGCCCTCGAAAGCCATAACGATCTCGGCCGAGGTGCGACGAGCCCCTGTCTGCGGAAAGCTCCGACGGGGTGATTCGGACGACCCCAGATCCGGCTGTCGCCAACGATCAGAACTCGCGACAACGGACTTGCAGCGCGCAGGCGGCCTGCACTCGGGATCTAACGGTTCTCCAGGACGACGCAGCAGCGACCCTCGCGGGGTTCGAGGTGGCAGGTGAGCCGATCGGCATCAACGGTCTCAACCAGTGCGTCGATCAGGGCTAGGTTCATGCCGCAGACCATGTCGGTATGGGTGTGGGCGAGGGCGTGAAACGGGCAGTTGGCCAACTCGATGCGCTTGGCAACTGTGTGCGGCTCGTACCCGTGGGCGGCCAGCGCCGAACCGGCCAACTCGAGTGCCGCGGCCTTGGACCGCGGGGCACCGGACTCTTCGAGCAGGGCAGCTCCGATCGTCCGGCCGCGTTCGGCCGCCGCCCGGTTGAGCGCCTCGATCGCCGGGACACCGGTCGCGGAGGACTCGGCGATAGCTTCGGCCATGAGCCGACCGGCCAGTTCGTACTCCCGGCCGGGCAGGGACACTGCTATCTCCCGGTCGGCGCGCCGGTAGAGCTTCGATGGTCGACCTGCGCCGGGTCCTGTCTTGCCGCTCAGGCGGGCGAACTCGGTGACGAGCATGCCCTCAGCCTCGAGTCGATCGAGGTGGAACTTCGCCTTGTGCAGCGGAATGCCGACCGCCTCAGCCGCTTCATCCCGGCCGACCGGATCAGGCTGCCCGCACACGTACAGATAGAGGTCGCGGCGAACCGGCTCGGCGAGTGCGCCGATGCCGGACACGTTCTCGGCGAAGTCGCTCACAAGCTCCCCATTTCTAAAAGATAAAAGACTTGACATAAGAGATTTCATCCCTCTAAGGTCCATCGTAATGTGTTTTAGAAATAGAGACAAGTCGTGGCGACTTGTTCGAGCATCTTAGATAGGACCATCATGAGTACTCAGAAGAAGCCGATGTGGCGCTCCTCCATCGCGGGGGGGGATTGCAATCATGGCCTTGGCTGGCGGTTCCCTTGCTGCCTGCAGCTCCAATAGCGACGCATCAGCGCCGCCCTCGTCATCCAGCGCGAGCCAGCCGGCGACGAATCAGGCGAAGCAGGTCGTGCTCAACAGTGCGATGCGCGGGTTGTGGGCTGATCACATGCAGTGGACGTGGTCGTCTGTCGATGCGTTCTTCCACAACCCGAAGGGTCTACAGGCTCAACTTGACCGGCTCCTTCAGAACCAGAAGGACATCGGTGCAGCGATCGTGCCGTACTACGGCCAGGATGCCGCTACGCAACTCACCGACCTGCTCACTACCCACATCAAGGATGCCGTTCCGGTTCTCACAGCCGCACAAAAGGGCGACAACGCTGCCCTAGAGAAGGCCAGCGACGAGTGGTACCGCAACGCCAAGGAGATTGCTGACTTCCTGACCAAGGCCAACCCCGACAACTGGCCGACCTCAGCGACCGAGCCGATGATGAAGACCCATATCGACCAGACGATCGCCTATTCGGTTGATCTACTCAAGGGCAACTATGCCCAGGCAGTCAAGGACTACGACGCCGCCGAGCTGCACATGTTGATGATGGGCGACACCCTGGCCCAGGGCATCATCGCGCAGTTCCCAGACAAGTTCTGATCCTGGGCAATGTCGGGCGCATCCCATCGTGGTTGCGCCCGGCTACACCCCGAAAATCAAGGAGCCCCCGGTGTCTCAACCGTTGACTCAGTCCGTGAACTCGAAGTTTCGGTGGCCTGTCATGGTGTGCCTCTTCGCCAATGCTGCCATCCATGTGTATCTCGCACCGATGCACCTTAGGGAAGCCCCGTACATCGGCGCTTCGTTCCTAGCACTTTCGATCGCCTGCATTGCCCTGGCATTGGCGCTTGCACTCTTCGACAACTTGCTGACCTGGTGCAGTGCTGGCGTCGTGAATCTGCTTGGCTTCGTCGCATTCATAGCTTCTCGCACCGTTGGCCTTCCCCAAATCGGCGACGACATCGGCAACTGGAGCGAGCCGCTGGGATTCCCCACGCTCGCGGTCGAGTTGCTGACCGTGGGCTTTGGTGCCGTAGTGCTGCACCGCACTAGCCATGGCGGTGCATGGACAGGAACGCCTCCGGATGTGGCCGGTTGAGCCCGCCGTCATCGATCCAGGCCACCGAGTCAGCATGGGCTCGTTTGATCAGTTCATCTGCGTGACTGAAGTCGATCGCGGACACGGCAAGTGGACATAGCGGCGGTAGGACATTGAGATCGATTCGATTGGCGTAGTAGGCGACATCGGTGATCAACCTTTGCTGGATGAGTAGGGTCACCGCATGCATCGCGACGTCCAACGCGCCCTTCGGCGGTGCGGCGAGTGCGCACGCGTAGCCGGTGGGCAGCACGGATATCCGATCAGCGCCGGCATCTACTGCTACGGAAATGGCTGCATTGTCGGCGAGTCCACCGTCGACAAGCGACGTATCTTCCCACTTGACCGGGGACAACAAGCCCGGGATAGCTGTGCTGGCAAGAACTGCATCGGTGGCATCGCCCTTGGACAGTACGACTTCGTTCCCCGACAGCAGGTCGGTCGCGACCACATGCAACTCGATGGTCGCATTCTCGAGTTTATCGAAGTTGAGATTGCCTTCGATCATCTGTCGCAGGCCGCGGCTGGAGAA includes these proteins:
- a CDS encoding ion transporter translates to MVTLLRRTPTERERWADEVLDRLSPVMAALGVLFLLVVLGENVAREGTSVADALTVLGWGLWLVFVVEFAARLVVAPDTRRFLRRNWWQLLFLVLPFLRVLRVVRAARFLRTGRVLSSTVRSSRSAHQVLGGRIGWLGVVWAITVMGSSQLLFQFSNYTQYADALHAAAMATITGEPLGRPDGFSRTFEVVLAVFSVVVFATLAGSLGAFFLERREIEHTDAAASEQESTKG
- a CDS encoding metalloregulator ArsR/SmtB family transcription factor, producing MSDFAENVSGIGALAEPVRRDLYLYVCGQPDPVGRDEAAEAVGIPLHKAKFHLDRLEAEGMLVTEFARLSGKTGPGAGRPSKLYRRADREIAVSLPGREYELAGRLMAEAIAESSATGVPAIEALNRAAAERGRTIGAALLEESGAPRSKAAALELAGSALAAHGYEPHTVAKRIELANCPFHALAHTHTDMVCGMNLALIDALVETVDADRLTCHLEPREGRCCVVLENR
- a CDS encoding nuclear transport factor 2 family protein, producing MNAASESECANQISLWAETDYWECGDMTTNLERNKENVKAFYDLMFNQCRPREAIERYAGAEYRQHNSHVADGKDAFVTYFERMAEGYPGKHVDFVRAFAEGDHVILHCHQTWPGSEDYAGIDIFRLDTDGKVVEHWDVLQVIPETSANENGMF
- a CDS encoding HNH endonuclease, which translates into the protein MNPLLTIDAMRTAARALQAGDPREQVRAIQAAQDSLDAAKAECLAAVESSKDYELDGSSTLNAWVRNELRLDAPDAATLVSASGTFAALPAVAAAAAAGQIRTDHVALFSYGLKHIGPEIMASSQDWLLDVACLNPPSKLRTVIRGLREAYFPDDLEDAWVKGQDKQDIQVNPVVGGWHVTGFLDVTAGAKFKKVLDSVSAPRNKDDDRPGSERRCQGFEDLLDSVLNNGLPSDQGFRPHVSVFVDADKFEAAMRQPRTDETAPDADPEPAADPTSKPAELAGYGAISRKALALIACGADVTPFLTRSGVDFSQDSVLNVGRTRYAPTLKQRRAVIARQRGVCAAPGCRHTHLEVHHTIWWSRGGTTDVDLLIGLCVRCHHLIHRELLNVSGNSRDGFAFTNRHAQPLSRRRRRPYSRAA
- a CDS encoding GNAT family N-acetyltransferase, producing the protein MLKTTTHVRPLTTPDLAELYVLLDRDRLVNLFVRNRVDATRLQARWLGGQIWGYFEDGTLVSACHAGANVVPVQATPAAIEAFADRAIRDNVRPSSIVGPREAVLPLWKRLEPHWGPARSPRLDQPFMSIEQDSPLRADPRVRRVVLDEFDTVYPACVAMFTEEVGVDPEAGNRSGYRARVAQLISQGWSFAIIEDGEVLFKAEVGAATPYACQLQGVYVRPDLRGRGLAAPALAAVVREVRATVAPIVTLYVNDHNLAARRAYERVGFEHIATFASILL
- a CDS encoding patatin-like phospholipase family protein, whose translation is MAHRTAFVLSGGGSLGAVQVGMLQALQERGIVPDLLVGTSAGALNSAYLASHGLTEASLVGLADTWRSARRTNLFPVDPIRHTLALLGRRSSMFSSRGLRQMIEGNLNFDKLENATIELHVVATDLLSGNEVVLSKGDATDAVLASTAIPGLLSPVKWEDTSLVDGGLADNAAISVAVDAGADRISVLPTGYACALAAPPKGALDVAMHAVTLLIQQRLITDVAYYANRIDLNVLPPLCPLAVSAIDFSHADELIKRAHADSVAWIDDGGLNRPHPEAFLSMHRHG
- a CDS encoding polysaccharide deacetylase family protein; its protein translation is MLRRLLPAIVAGIVLGSAAPASALIPPDTRCRTGTVALTFDDGPSKEQTPRLLKILRANDAQATFFVQGRFAKKYPEILRQMVRDGHAVENHSWNHPELTTRSDRSVERQLESTQTAIEKAIGRKPGLFRPPYGDTDAGVRAIGKRLELRQQLWTIDTRDWSGLSKSKIRAAALRGLRPHRSNVILMHDNVGNSPATLKAVPSIIKRLRRQGYCLAPLESMMPLGTVSAPSRTVEAGDKPSRLVKITFEMDGPAQRNGSFRVRAVSGSAQEGIDFRAVDRRVAVHRGQTTAEIRLRIYGDPKPNQAKTLSLRLDQPRGLRIGTRSVAVTIADDAQWEAAVRALIEPVVRPAATLTP